A genomic window from Spiroplasma endosymbiont of Labia minor includes:
- the gpmI gene encoding 2,3-bisphosphoglycerate-independent phosphoglycerate mutase has protein sequence MKAKRPILLTILDGWGVAKDSSGNAITQANMTFVESLKKEYPWVEAHASGEWVGLPEGQMGNSEVGHIHLGAGRIKYESLSLINKAIKDKIFENNEELNSAMDFAINNNSALHIMGLFSDGGVHSHMNHMFEVLKLAKKKNLSEVYLHLFGDGRDTKPMIIQEYIDLLQKLIDQLNLGKIASIIGRFFAMDRDKRFERTAAAYKILTRHDGAHFDNVNNYIKSEYESHHDDESLTPAFNTETPNGFVKKGDAVIFTNFRPDRAIQMASIFTNKNYMGWQDDSFKSEKFLGDQIYFVSMMKYADSVKSNHIAFKSIEVKNGLGEWLSKKQYRQLRIAETEKIAHVTFFFDGGKDYFKNGLATQYEITLAGASADLISSPKVATYDLKPEMSAVEITDKLISEIKKNEFDVIILNYANCDMVGHTGKLDSAIRAVKILDEQLKRVYDEMQKVNGIMIITADHGNAEIMIDTDGGPNKKHTSQPVPIIITDKNIKLREKDAAIADVAPTILDLLNEEIPTEMTQQSLILK, from the coding sequence ATGAAAGCAAAAAGACCAATTTTATTAACAATATTAGATGGATGAGGTGTAGCCAAAGATTCTAGTGGAAATGCTATTACACAAGCGAATATGACATTTGTTGAATCTTTGAAAAAAGAATATCCATGAGTTGAAGCACATGCTTCTGGAGAATGAGTTGGTTTGCCGGAAGGACAAATGGGTAATTCAGAAGTTGGACATATTCATTTGGGCGCTGGGCGAATTAAATATGAATCACTATCTTTAATAAACAAAGCTATTAAAGATAAAATTTTTGAAAATAATGAAGAATTAAATTCAGCAATGGATTTTGCAATCAACAATAACAGCGCTTTGCACATTATGGGTTTATTTTCTGATGGTGGAGTCCATTCTCACATGAACCATATGTTTGAGGTTTTAAAATTAGCAAAGAAAAAAAATTTAAGTGAAGTCTATTTACATTTGTTTGGAGATGGTCGTGATACAAAACCAATGATTATTCAAGAATACATTGATTTATTGCAAAAACTAATAGATCAATTAAATTTAGGAAAAATCGCATCTATAATAGGTAGATTTTTTGCAATGGATAGAGATAAAAGATTTGAAAGAACAGCAGCAGCATACAAAATTTTGACTCGTCATGACGGTGCACATTTTGATAATGTAAATAACTATATCAAATCAGAATATGAATCGCATCATGATGATGAGAGTTTAACGCCGGCATTTAATACCGAAACACCAAACGGTTTTGTAAAAAAAGGAGATGCTGTAATTTTTACAAATTTTAGGCCAGATAGAGCTATCCAAATGGCATCTATTTTTACAAATAAAAACTATATGGGATGACAAGATGACAGTTTTAAATCTGAAAAATTTCTAGGCGACCAAATTTATTTTGTATCAATGATGAAATATGCAGATTCTGTTAAATCAAATCATATTGCTTTTAAATCAATAGAAGTTAAAAATGGTTTAGGTGAATGATTGTCTAAAAAACAATATCGTCAATTACGTATTGCTGAAACTGAAAAAATTGCACATGTAACATTTTTCTTTGATGGTGGTAAAGATTATTTTAAAAATGGTTTAGCAACACAATATGAAATAACTTTAGCTGGTGCATCAGCTGATTTAATTTCATCACCAAAAGTAGCAACATATGATTTAAAACCAGAAATGTCAGCTGTAGAAATTACAGATAAATTAATTTCAGAAATTAAAAAAAATGAATTTGATGTAATAATTTTGAATTACGCTAATTGTGATATGGTTGGGCATACAGGAAAATTAGATTCAGCAATAAGAGCGGTTAAAATTCTGGATGAACAGTTAAAAAGAGTTTATGATGAAATGCAGAAAGTAAACGGAATAATGATTATTACTGCAGACCATGGTAATGCAGAAATTATGATTGATACTGATGGGGGACCAAATAAAAAACATACATCTCAGCCAGTTCCTATTATTATTACAGATAAAAACATTAAACTGCGTGAAAAAGATGCTGCTATTGCAGATGTCGCTCCAACAATTTTGGATTTATTGAATGAAGAAATTCCAACAGAAATGACTCAACAATCATTAATTCTAAAATAA
- a CDS encoding Cof-type HAD-IIB family hydrolase — protein sequence MQNNIKMLVLDMDGTTYHRMGTIIEENIQPILKVMDKGIQVVFVTGRPIFASHNQLIQHGFTKNHSIIVGYNGGLMYDLKSETEILKQSIDTATVNRIFIETAKPENSQCSIWAYSENLNEVYTLRFGEKTRIKAEATFFEGKIIYWENLTRGINSECLKLLVFNPTNSILELMNSLKLEVHSGTFSENYEVNAEGVNKGMAVQWLSQHFNINLKDIMAMGDGGNDYPMMKIVGLPVAMKNSSDAIKQISKKYIDLNAEDGAVKAAIQQFILEEEI from the coding sequence GTGCAAAATAATATAAAAATGCTAGTTCTTGATATGGATGGAACTACATACCATAGAATGGGAACTATTATAGAAGAAAATATTCAACCAATTTTAAAGGTAATGGACAAAGGTATACAAGTTGTTTTTGTAACAGGTCGACCAATTTTTGCTTCTCACAACCAGTTAATTCAACATGGTTTTACAAAAAATCATTCAATTATAGTAGGTTATAATGGTGGATTAATGTACGATCTAAAATCAGAAACAGAAATATTAAAACAATCAATAGATACAGCTACAGTTAATAGAATTTTTATAGAAACTGCAAAACCAGAAAATAGCCAATGTAGCATATGAGCGTACTCTGAAAATTTAAATGAAGTATATACATTGAGATTTGGAGAAAAAACTCGTATAAAAGCGGAAGCAACATTTTTTGAGGGCAAGATAATTTATTGGGAGAATTTGACTAGAGGAATTAACAGCGAATGCTTAAAATTATTAGTTTTTAATCCTACAAATTCTATTTTGGAATTGATGAATTCGTTGAAATTAGAAGTTCACAGCGGAACTTTTAGTGAGAATTATGAAGTTAATGCAGAAGGTGTCAATAAGGGTATGGCTGTTCAATGGCTGTCTCAACATTTTAATATAAATCTAAAAGACATTATGGCCATGGGAGATGGCGGGAATGATTATCCAATGATGAAAATTGTAGGCTTGCCAGTTGCTATGAAAAATTCAAGTGATGCAATCAAACAAATTTCTAAAAAATATATAGATTTAAATGCTGAAGATGGTGCTGTAAAAGCAGCGATACAGCAATTTATTTTAGAAGAGGAAATTTAA
- the tpiA gene encoding triose-phosphate isomerase, giving the protein MRKKIIIGNWKMFKTNTEALKFIKEVDEKIIKNENIIAGVAIPFTALSDANKIAKNLIIAAENVHFEKEGAFTGEISIPMLKDLNIKYVVVGHSERRQMFNDTDEIVNRKVKSLLESNMIPVLCCGESLDIFEAQKTTEFVSRQIEKALNGVSAQDVKNIVIAYEPIWAIGTGKVATPEIAENVIHEIRKKLISLYGDSVAQEILIQYGGSVKPDNIKEILSQSNIDGALIGGASLKAESYLDLVNYSAK; this is encoded by the coding sequence ATGCGTAAAAAAATTATTATTGGTAACTGAAAAATGTTCAAAACCAATACAGAAGCTTTAAAGTTTATTAAAGAAGTGGATGAAAAAATTATAAAAAATGAAAATATAATTGCTGGAGTTGCTATTCCGTTTACAGCTCTTTCAGATGCAAATAAAATTGCAAAAAATTTAATAATTGCGGCTGAAAATGTGCATTTTGAAAAAGAGGGTGCATTTACTGGCGAAATATCAATACCAATGTTAAAAGATTTGAATATTAAATATGTTGTAGTGGGCCATTCAGAAAGACGCCAAATGTTTAATGACACAGATGAAATTGTTAATAGAAAAGTTAAATCTTTATTGGAATCTAATATGATACCTGTTTTATGTTGTGGTGAATCATTAGATATTTTTGAGGCTCAAAAAACAACTGAATTTGTTTCAAGACAAATTGAAAAAGCATTAAACGGAGTTTCTGCACAGGATGTAAAAAATATTGTTATTGCCTATGAGCCAATTTGAGCAATTGGAACTGGGAAAGTTGCAACACCAGAAATAGCTGAAAACGTAATTCATGAAATACGTAAAAAATTAATTTCATTGTATGGAGATTCTGTTGCACAAGAAATTTTAATTCAATATGGTGGTTCAGTAAAACCAGATAATATAAAAGAAATATTATCACAATCAAATATTGATGGAGCATTAATCGGTGGAGCAAGTTTAAAAGCAGAATCTTATTTAGACTTAGTGAATTATAGTGCAAAATAA
- the nagB gene encoding glucosamine-6-phosphate deaminase, whose product MKIIKVKTIEELGVTVGNLFIAKIKSKPNAVLGLATGSSPLSTYKYIVNDYKTNNTDWSKVVTFNLDEYKGLDGTHKKSYKYFMNNELFDYINIDKNNTHIPDGKNTDNPAKYDEKIASYGGIDLQLLGIGINGHVGFNEPGTSFESLTSIVDLTQSTIDANARFFASKGEVPKQAISMGLKSIMNAKEIILIASGENKQDAIFHLVEGKVSDQWPCSILQNHPNVTVVIDEAASKKLTTV is encoded by the coding sequence ATGAAAATAATTAAAGTTAAAACAATTGAAGAATTAGGTGTAACTGTAGGTAATTTGTTTATTGCAAAAATAAAATCAAAACCAAATGCAGTATTGGGATTGGCAACCGGTTCTTCGCCACTATCGACATATAAATATATTGTCAATGACTATAAAACAAATAATACAGACTGATCAAAAGTAGTAACTTTTAACTTAGATGAATATAAGGGATTGGATGGGACACATAAAAAATCGTATAAATATTTCATGAATAATGAGTTATTTGACTATATAAATATAGATAAAAACAATACACATATCCCTGATGGAAAAAATACCGACAACCCAGCAAAATATGATGAAAAAATTGCATCATATGGGGGTATAGATCTTCAATTATTAGGAATCGGTATAAATGGACATGTCGGTTTTAATGAGCCTGGTACATCATTTGAATCTTTAACAAGCATTGTTGATTTAACGCAATCTACAATAGATGCAAATGCAAGATTTTTTGCATCAAAAGGCGAAGTGCCAAAACAGGCTATTTCAATGGGTTTAAAATCAATTATGAATGCAAAAGAAATAATTTTGATTGCAAGTGGAGAAAATAAACAAGATGCAATTTTTCATTTAGTTGAAGGAAAAGTATCTGATCAATGACCTTGCTCAATTCTTCAAAATCATCCAAATGTTACTGTAGTAATTGACGAAGCAGCTTCTAAAAAATTAACAACTGTATAA
- a CDS encoding thiamine diphosphokinase, whose protein sequence is MQNNKALIVAAENNLNLSYYKNFYKIGVERGCLDLINKNMILDLAVSDFDNVSKTEKNIIEQKAKKFIQLDTEKDFLDGEIAIQNAIKNNCNEIIMIVKPTTRYDMNLSVFDFIFRYDVKIISENSISFKLEKGENILSFSKFQEFRYISFFSKNNTTVTIKGLKFEINSFLLEPFSTRLISNTFFENKDGCIFADNFLICVISK, encoded by the coding sequence ATGCAAAATAACAAAGCTTTAATAGTTGCTGCAGAAAATAATTTAAATTTATCTTATTATAAAAATTTTTATAAAATTGGCGTTGAAAGAGGATGTTTAGACTTAATTAATAAAAATATGATTTTAGATTTAGCAGTTTCGGATTTTGACAATGTTTCTAAGACAGAAAAAAATATAATTGAACAAAAAGCGAAAAAATTTATTCAACTTGATACTGAAAAAGATTTTTTAGATGGAGAAATTGCAATTCAAAATGCTATTAAAAATAATTGCAATGAAATTATTATGATTGTAAAACCTACTACTCGCTATGATATGAATTTATCTGTATTTGATTTTATTTTTCGTTATGATGTTAAAATTATTTCTGAAAATTCCATTTCTTTTAAATTAGAAAAAGGTGAAAACATTTTAAGTTTTAGTAAGTTTCAAGAATTTAGATATATATCTTTTTTTTCAAAAAATAATACAACTGTAACGATAAAAGGTTTAAAATTTGAAATAAATTCATTTTTATTGGAACCATTTAGTACAAGATTAATTTCAAATACTTTTTTCGAAAATAAAGATGGCTGTATATTTGCGGATAACTTTTTAATTTGTGTAATTTCAAAATAA
- a CDS encoding ribulose-phosphate 3-epimerase, producing MSKIQIYPSIISANFLNLKANLENAINNGIKTIHYDVMDNNFVPNITMGPKILENIHNQFPKLNIDIHFMISLKKKSIVSFLQSYLNTGVIQIAFHFEALKTKQIYHFIEFCKINNIKSFLAVNPNTDWKKIKKFLNKLDGILFMTVFPGFGGQKFIVDVVDKINSFNNFKLKNKLNTEIEVDGGINSDTFKNLNNEIINYAVVGSYLFGEKDFSTKFKRLIDAK from the coding sequence ATGTCAAAAATTCAAATTTATCCAAGTATAATTTCGGCCAATTTTCTAAATTTAAAAGCAAACTTAGAAAATGCGATAAATAATGGAATCAAAACTATTCACTATGATGTTATGGACAATAATTTTGTTCCAAATATAACGATGGGACCAAAAATCTTAGAAAATATACATAATCAATTTCCGAAATTAAATATAGATATTCATTTTATGATTTCACTTAAGAAAAAAAGTATAGTTTCTTTTTTACAATCATATTTAAATACTGGTGTTATTCAAATAGCTTTTCATTTTGAAGCTTTAAAAACTAAACAAATTTATCATTTTATAGAGTTTTGCAAAATTAATAATATCAAATCCTTTTTAGCTGTAAATCCAAATACAGATTGAAAAAAAATAAAAAAATTTTTAAATAAATTAGATGGAATTTTATTTATGACGGTTTTCCCCGGTTTTGGTGGTCAAAAATTTATCGTTGATGTTGTAGATAAAATTAATAGTTTTAATAATTTTAAATTAAAAAATAAATTGAATACAGAAATAGAAGTAGATGGAGGAATTAATTCTGATACATTTAAAAATTTGAATAATGAAATTATAAATTATGCTGTTGTAGGATCATATTTATTTGGTGAAAAAGATTTCTCCACCAAATTTAAGAGGTTAATTGATGCAAAATAA
- the rsgA gene encoding ribosome small subunit-dependent GTPase A, with translation MILNGLVTRVISEFCSVRVNKNKIYECKAKGIFRYNNYKITVGDYVEFEITDDNFKMGSITKIFDRKNELYRPRIVNIDRVVIVTAVANPTFASYLLNKYIAFVKILGTEPILAFTKVDLLPTNSPIRKQLEWYKDLNYEIYYINNKLKRANLEWMKFKSMLEENKITVFTGQTGAGKSTTLNHLMPKLQLQTQEISKALNRGKHTTTKNELYEYKNGFIADTPGFSSFELNDVTSFQLSRAYNFFNERYIYCKFKNCLHINVNIDDCAIINAVKKGEFPEFIYNDYVKIQEEIKKNEREKY, from the coding sequence GTGATTTTAAACGGTTTAGTAACACGAGTGATTTCTGAATTTTGTTCAGTTAGAGTAAATAAAAATAAAATTTATGAATGTAAGGCAAAAGGTATTTTTAGATATAATAATTACAAAATAACTGTAGGAGATTATGTAGAATTCGAAATAACAGATGATAACTTTAAAATGGGTAGTATTACAAAAATATTTGATAGAAAAAATGAGTTATATCGACCCAGAATAGTAAATATAGACAGAGTTGTTATAGTTACAGCAGTTGCAAATCCGACTTTTGCATCTTATCTTTTAAATAAATATATAGCATTTGTAAAAATATTAGGTACGGAGCCTATTTTAGCTTTTACAAAAGTAGATTTACTACCAACTAATTCTCCAATTAGAAAACAATTAGAGTGATATAAAGATCTAAATTATGAAATTTATTATATAAATAATAAATTGAAAAGAGCAAATCTGGAATGAATGAAATTTAAAAGCATGTTAGAAGAAAACAAGATTACTGTTTTTACAGGACAAACGGGAGCTGGAAAATCAACTACTTTAAACCATTTAATGCCAAAATTGCAATTGCAAACTCAAGAAATATCTAAAGCATTAAATAGAGGTAAACACACCACAACAAAAAACGAATTATATGAATATAAAAATGGTTTTATTGCAGATACACCTGGATTTTCATCTTTTGAACTAAATGATGTGACAAGCTTCCAACTTTCAAGGGCTTATAATTTTTTTAACGAACGTTATATATATTGTAAATTTAAAAATTGCTTACATATTAATGTAAACATTGACGATTGTGCAATTATTAATGCTGTTAAAAAAGGTGAATTTCCTGAATTTATTTATAATGATTATGTGAAAATTCAAGAGGAAATTAAAAAAAATGAAAGGGAAAAATATTAA
- a CDS encoding serine/threonine-protein kinase — protein sequence MAEDDKYALNSGDIIHKRYEIIKRYGQGGMATVYKAYDIMTQRNVALKVINPDVILKETGPKRYEIERESLARLADHPNVVPLYDVFQDQGFFFIAMGLLEGGTLKNKFNDFGIMTIEELQYYFGEIANGLSAAHKLGIIHRDIKPDNILISSSGDVKISDFGISIMIDNKSGEEQKPVGTPKYMSPEQILGFEVNNQTDIYALGVMLYEFSTGVAPFLHMMPKVLATMHINKPVIPPRELNPNIPQALENIIMKSVAKNLDERYKTIDEFAKDLKNVTKSVNDKPLVFRQTFDYFNEKKGRIIKRPATSHFNSLRRYLKPSYTFLYTFLFTIMLIALIILLIIL from the coding sequence ATGGCAGAAGATGATAAATATGCTTTAAATAGCGGAGATATTATTCATAAACGTTATGAAATAATTAAACGTTATGGTCAAGGCGGTATGGCAACAGTTTATAAAGCATATGATATAATGACTCAACGAAATGTTGCTTTAAAAGTTATTAATCCAGATGTGATTTTAAAAGAGACCGGACCAAAAAGATATGAAATTGAGAGAGAATCTTTGGCGCGCCTTGCGGATCATCCAAATGTTGTGCCACTTTATGATGTTTTTCAGGATCAAGGATTTTTCTTTATTGCAATGGGTTTGTTAGAGGGCGGAACATTAAAAAATAAATTTAATGATTTTGGTATTATGACAATTGAAGAATTACAATATTATTTTGGAGAAATAGCTAACGGTCTATCTGCAGCACATAAATTAGGAATAATACATAGAGATATAAAGCCAGATAACATCTTAATCTCTTCGTCTGGTGATGTAAAAATTTCAGATTTCGGAATTTCAATTATGATAGACAACAAATCTGGTGAAGAACAAAAACCAGTTGGTACACCAAAATACATGTCTCCAGAGCAAATATTAGGATTTGAAGTAAATAATCAAACCGATATTTATGCTTTGGGTGTAATGTTATATGAATTTTCTACAGGTGTAGCACCATTTTTACATATGATGCCTAAAGTTTTAGCTACTATGCATATAAATAAACCAGTAATTCCACCAAGAGAATTAAATCCGAATATTCCTCAGGCATTAGAAAATATAATTATGAAATCAGTTGCAAAAAATTTAGATGAAAGATATAAAACTATTGATGAATTTGCAAAAGATTTAAAAAATGTTACTAAAAGTGTAAATGATAAACCATTAGTTTTTAGACAAACATTTGATTATTTTAATGAAAAAAAAGGAAGAATTATTAAAAGGCCAGCAACAAGTCACTTTAATTCATTGCGTAGATATTTAAAACCATCGTATACTTTTTTATATACATTTTTGTTTACAATAATGTTAATTGCATTAATAATTTTATTAATAATTTTGTAA
- a CDS encoding PP2C family protein-serine/threonine phosphatase — MHFKYAKLTDIGNFRKANQDYLTFSTNKFGQSFGIVCDGMGGHAHGEIASKIAVDSFVKMFDSYDFNNLNNSEINKWLRKSVNEILEKMIDYASIHKETLDMGTTLTAILFANKKAYVVNIGDSRTYKLVNNNLFQISQDQNLWNSTPEEDRDEIKTNNNIFGKTSDVTFWKVLTSALGPSKTLRIDTYFLEDPYGVFILTSDGVHDYFDEEIVVATLQNQKLKLKDKAQLIISDAKDNMSTDNLSILIIEVSV, encoded by the coding sequence ATGCATTTTAAATACGCCAAATTAACAGATATCGGAAACTTTAGAAAAGCAAATCAAGATTATTTAACTTTTTCAACGAACAAATTTGGACAATCTTTTGGTATTGTGTGTGACGGTATGGGCGGGCATGCTCATGGGGAAATAGCTTCAAAAATAGCTGTAGATTCTTTTGTAAAAATGTTCGATTCATATGATTTTAATAATTTGAATAATTCGGAAATTAATAAATGATTGAGAAAGTCAGTTAATGAAATTTTAGAAAAAATGATAGACTATGCCTCTATTCACAAAGAAACATTAGATATGGGTACAACACTTACGGCAATTCTATTTGCAAATAAAAAAGCTTATGTTGTAAATATAGGAGATTCTAGAACTTACAAACTTGTTAATAATAATCTATTTCAAATTTCACAAGATCAAAATTTATGAAATTCCACGCCAGAAGAAGATAGAGATGAAATTAAAACCAATAATAATATTTTTGGTAAAACATCAGATGTGACTTTTTGAAAAGTATTAACTAGCGCTTTGGGGCCATCAAAAACTTTAAGAATAGATACTTATTTTTTAGAAGATCCATATGGTGTTTTTATATTAACTTCTGATGGTGTGCATGATTATTTTGATGAAGAAATAGTTGTGGCGACGTTGCAGAATCAAAAATTAAAATTAAAAGATAAGGCACAATTGATTATTTCTGATGCAAAAGACAATATGTCAACAGATAATTTATCAATTTTAATAATAGAAGTGAGTGTATAA
- the rlmN gene encoding 23S rRNA (adenine(2503)-C(2))-methyltransferase RlmN has translation MTNIFNYTLAELEKTLIESGYKKFNATQIFEWIYDKYELNFDKMSNLSNDLRKYLQKNFTNETFEELVNQTSSDGTIKILFKLSDNKTIETVLMPQQYGNTICITTQVGCNMACTFCASGLIKKQRNLDVSEIVRQVWIMNNMLKNTNETNSDLTRISNVVVMGIGEPFDNYDNVMKALDILNNAKALAIGSRHITVSTCGVIPKIMEFSERKMQINLAISLHAPNNEIRSEIMPINKAFPLEKLMQAVDYYLAKTNRRVTFEYILIDKVNDSNENARELAELIKGKNGYVNLIPYNEINENTYKRSKNIDNFFRILKKSGINAVVRHEYGLDIDAACGQLRVKREGVLNNAF, from the coding sequence ATGACAAATATTTTTAATTACACATTAGCAGAATTAGAAAAAACTCTGATAGAATCAGGTTATAAAAAATTTAATGCAACTCAAATATTTGAATGAATATATGATAAATATGAATTAAATTTTGACAAAATGTCAAATTTATCAAATGATTTAAGAAAATATTTGCAAAAAAATTTCACAAATGAAACTTTTGAAGAATTAGTAAATCAAACATCAAGTGATGGAACAATAAAAATTTTATTTAAATTATCAGATAATAAGACTATTGAAACTGTTTTAATGCCGCAACAATATGGTAATACCATTTGTATAACCACTCAAGTTGGCTGCAATATGGCTTGCACATTTTGCGCATCTGGTTTGATAAAAAAACAACGTAATTTAGATGTATCTGAAATTGTACGACAAGTTTGAATTATGAATAACATGCTAAAAAATACCAACGAAACTAATAGTGATTTAACTAGAATTAGTAATGTTGTTGTAATGGGCATAGGTGAGCCTTTTGACAATTATGATAATGTTATGAAAGCATTAGATATTTTGAATAATGCAAAAGCATTAGCTATAGGATCACGACATATAACTGTTTCAACTTGTGGGGTCATTCCAAAAATAATGGAATTTTCAGAAAGAAAAATGCAAATAAATTTAGCAATCTCATTGCATGCACCAAACAATGAAATAAGATCAGAGATAATGCCAATAAATAAAGCATTTCCGTTAGAAAAATTAATGCAAGCTGTTGATTATTATTTGGCTAAAACCAATCGCCGCGTTACTTTTGAATACATTTTGATAGATAAAGTTAATGATTCAAATGAAAATGCAAGAGAACTTGCAGAACTAATAAAAGGCAAAAATGGATATGTAAATCTTATTCCTTATAATGAAATTAATGAGAATACGTATAAACGTTCAAAAAATATAGATAATTTTTTTAGAATATTAAAAAAATCAGGAATTAATGCAGTAGTTCGCCATGAATATGGTTTAGATATTGATGCAGCATGTGGACAATTAAGAGTAAAACGTGAAGGAGTATTAAATAATGCATTTTAA
- the rsmB gene encoding 16S rRNA (cytosine(967)-C(5))-methyltransferase RsmB encodes MSLRLEAYKILKGVVLEKKYSNHLLNNMHKENNFSGLDQKNITRIVLGTLQNAKYLDYVTTKMISKKATPKKIQILIWMSLYQMKFMERVPNYAIISEAVEVAKKEFSKFAGLINAVLKNAIANEKERFNITVKGNERLLIKTSFETSLFEQIKNDFSSEVAIKVAEDSLNIPPISLRTNTLKISREQLLEQFTEDFDLVSSNISKSGVISARPIITSEMFKRGFVNVQDQASILVGEVLDPKPNEVVLDMCSAPGGKLTHLSALMNNTGFIDAYELAGYKIKYIEENIARLDCKNIKLFNVDATKINAVEKYDKILLDAPCSGFGVLKRKPEIKLVGLNRTKINSLINIQKNLLNKAYNALKIDGILVYSTCTISKAENQNQIDNFRLDHPDMVLLEEHQFFGYENNTDGFYIAKLAKLDN; translated from the coding sequence ATGTCATTACGATTAGAAGCTTATAAAATTTTAAAAGGTGTCGTACTTGAAAAGAAATATTCAAATCATTTATTGAATAACATGCATAAAGAAAATAATTTTTCTGGGTTGGATCAAAAAAATATTACAAGAATTGTTTTGGGTACATTGCAAAACGCAAAATATTTGGATTATGTTACAACTAAAATGATTTCAAAAAAAGCAACCCCCAAAAAAATTCAAATTTTAATATGAATGAGTTTATATCAAATGAAATTTATGGAAAGAGTTCCAAATTATGCGATTATCTCAGAAGCAGTAGAAGTTGCAAAAAAAGAATTTAGTAAATTTGCGGGTCTAATTAATGCTGTTTTAAAAAACGCAATTGCAAATGAAAAAGAACGTTTTAATATAACAGTAAAAGGTAATGAGCGATTATTGATTAAAACAAGTTTTGAAACTTCTTTATTTGAACAGATAAAAAATGATTTTTCAAGCGAAGTTGCCATCAAAGTTGCTGAGGATTCACTAAATATTCCACCAATTTCTTTGCGAACTAACACATTGAAAATTTCACGTGAACAACTTCTTGAACAATTTACCGAAGATTTTGATTTGGTTTCATCAAATATTTCAAAGAGTGGAGTTATTTCTGCAAGACCTATTATTACATCTGAGATGTTTAAACGTGGTTTTGTTAATGTACAAGATCAAGCCTCTATACTTGTTGGCGAAGTTTTAGATCCAAAACCAAATGAAGTAGTTTTAGATATGTGTTCGGCTCCGGGAGGTAAATTAACGCATCTTTCAGCATTGATGAATAATACAGGTTTCATAGATGCTTATGAACTTGCAGGATATAAAATAAAATATATAGAAGAAAATATTGCAAGATTAGATTGTAAAAATATCAAGTTATTTAATGTGGACGCAACAAAAATTAATGCTGTTGAAAAATACGATAAGATTTTGCTTGATGCACCTTGTTCTGGTTTTGGTGTTCTAAAAAGAAAACCAGAAATAAAATTGGTAGGTTTGAATCGAACTAAAATAAATTCTCTAATAAATATCCAAAAAAATTTATTAAATAAAGCCTATAATGCTTTAAAAATTGATGGAATATTAGTGTATTCCACTTGCACAATTAGTAAAGCAGAAAATCAAAATCAAATAGATAATTTTAGATTAGATCATCCAGATATGGTGTTGTTAGAAGAGCATCAATTTTTTGGATATGAAAATAATACAGATGGTTTCTATATAGCCAAATTAGCAAAGTTAGATAATTAG